The following proteins are co-located in the Spirosoma montaniterrae genome:
- a CDS encoding alpha/beta fold hydrolase, protein MNVLLKTIGFFLNVLAVIFPRRAGRLGFAILCRPVRTKITQRHRTFFDSADQFTLQHGNDTVRGYRWGNGPQTVLLLHGWQSHSYYWKQYVDTIDLSRYTLYAFDAPGHGLSTGNFLTMPYYSDVVEKVIEQIGSVNSVVAHSIGGLTAIYTFYRKPTLSPARLVTLSAPGQVQEFFDLFKRQLGLTQHCVRQVMTCFEALVQKPTAYYSAATFARSLISRGLVIHDQNDRNTPVANARAIHENWKQATLMVTNGNDHNLRSADVVKQVSDFLSNKITQPY, encoded by the coding sequence ATGAACGTCCTGCTCAAAACAATAGGCTTCTTCCTGAACGTACTGGCGGTAATTTTTCCGCGCCGGGCCGGACGATTGGGCTTTGCGATACTGTGCCGCCCCGTGCGGACCAAAATTACCCAACGACACCGCACTTTTTTCGATTCGGCTGACCAGTTTACTCTACAGCACGGCAACGATACAGTACGGGGCTACCGCTGGGGAAACGGTCCGCAAACCGTCTTGCTGCTGCATGGCTGGCAAAGCCATTCATATTACTGGAAACAGTACGTTGACACGATTGACTTGTCTCGCTATACGCTTTACGCCTTCGACGCGCCGGGACATGGACTGAGTACGGGAAACTTCCTGACGATGCCTTATTACAGCGACGTAGTCGAGAAGGTTATCGAGCAGATTGGCTCAGTAAATTCGGTGGTGGCTCACTCCATCGGCGGCCTGACGGCGATCTACACCTTCTACAGAAAGCCAACTCTAAGCCCGGCCCGGCTCGTTACATTGTCGGCACCGGGGCAGGTTCAGGAGTTTTTTGACTTATTCAAACGGCAACTGGGCCTTACTCAACACTGCGTCCGACAAGTAATGACTTGTTTTGAAGCCCTGGTACAGAAACCAACCGCTTATTACTCAGCCGCTACATTTGCCAGGTCGCTCATCAGCCGGGGATTGGTTATACATGATCAGAACGACCGGAACACGCCGGTAGCCAATGCCAGAGCGATTCACGAGAACTGGAAGCAGGCGACGCTAATGGTTACCAACGGCAACGATCACAACCTGCGGTCGGCGGACGTGGTGAAGCAGGTGAGCGATTTTCTAAGCAACAAAATAACTCAGCCTTACTAA
- a CDS encoding serine hydrolase, with protein MITEQATSEQVFPEDMGLGGINLEAADNEVSLAAAEPEVLINGDKLFHVQSYDIGGGQRRYDGIWKPGNDGRPVVYGWTLADLQKKNGELWTQGFRLSHQQSYDIGGGQRRYDAIWTPGNDGRPVVWGWTLDDLKKRNGELWQQGFRMTQQQAYDIGGGQWRYDAIWQPGNDGRPIVWGWTLADLQKKNGELWQQGFRLAHQHSYEISPGQRRYDAIWMPANDGRPVVWGWSLADFQKKNGELYAQGYRLEHQHSYDIGGGQRRYDGIWLPGNDGRAIVWGWTLDDFQLRLGELYNKRIAVGNQALSLPKLLSGIRQKLDGKCVGYGVAISYRGNNEFRYDAGLARTATNPPQQDFSVYRRTNLASVSKTLTAVGAIKLLTSKGLTIDTPIGAYLPADWQRGPNMNAITFKQLMTHTSGIRNPNKLGMDYESLKKIVAEGVGTDKAYQYQNHNFALFRVIIPYLNGFNPQGVTDRGAALAQAYMSYMNANVFKPAGLKTVTGKPDATNPTLFYPFPAGNVGGWDFGDASLVVGGEGLHLSMDELNQFLSRLRYTDTVLNAQQRKLMEDHQLGWFRGNVTNGTQFSHGGYLWFPTDKGTASLNTSYYAFSIGVVVTLIHNSPVSPDPGNFVIDAFNGAWGPR; from the coding sequence ATGATTACCGAACAAGCAACGAGTGAGCAGGTGTTCCCCGAAGACATGGGTCTGGGCGGTATCAACCTGGAAGCCGCCGACAACGAGGTTAGTCTGGCCGCAGCCGAACCGGAGGTGCTAATCAACGGCGACAAACTTTTTCACGTCCAGAGTTACGACATTGGCGGAGGGCAACGACGCTACGACGGCATCTGGAAACCGGGCAACGATGGTCGGCCCGTCGTATATGGATGGACGTTAGCCGATCTGCAAAAGAAAAACGGCGAACTCTGGACGCAGGGTTTCCGCCTGTCGCACCAGCAGAGCTACGACATTGGCGGGGGGCAACGACGGTACGACGCCATCTGGACGCCCGGTAATGATGGTCGCCCGGTGGTGTGGGGCTGGACACTCGACGATCTGAAAAAGAGAAATGGCGAGTTGTGGCAGCAGGGATTCCGCATGACTCAGCAACAAGCCTATGACATCGGGGGCGGACAATGGCGGTACGACGCTATCTGGCAACCCGGCAATGATGGTCGGCCCATCGTCTGGGGCTGGACACTGGCCGATCTGCAAAAAAAGAACGGTGAGTTATGGCAGCAGGGCTTTCGGCTGGCCCATCAGCATAGCTACGAAATCAGTCCGGGCCAGCGACGCTACGATGCCATCTGGATGCCCGCCAACGACGGTCGCCCGGTGGTGTGGGGCTGGTCACTCGCAGATTTCCAGAAAAAGAACGGTGAACTTTACGCACAGGGCTACCGGCTGGAGCATCAGCACAGCTACGACATTGGTGGCGGACAACGTCGCTACGACGGTATCTGGTTGCCGGGCAACGATGGTCGCGCGATTGTGTGGGGCTGGACGCTCGATGATTTTCAACTTCGGCTTGGCGAACTCTACAACAAACGCATCGCCGTAGGCAATCAGGCTCTGTCGCTGCCGAAACTCCTGAGTGGTATCCGGCAGAAGTTAGACGGCAAGTGTGTGGGCTACGGTGTTGCCATTTCATACCGGGGCAACAACGAATTCCGCTATGACGCCGGGCTGGCCCGCACGGCTACGAACCCGCCCCAGCAGGATTTTTCGGTGTACCGCCGAACGAACCTGGCAAGCGTGAGCAAAACGCTGACGGCAGTCGGGGCCATTAAGCTACTGACCAGCAAAGGGTTGACTATCGACACGCCTATTGGCGCGTATCTGCCCGCCGACTGGCAGCGTGGCCCGAACATGAATGCCATCACGTTCAAACAACTGATGACGCATACCAGCGGTATCCGCAACCCGAACAAGTTGGGGATGGATTATGAATCGCTGAAGAAAATAGTGGCCGAAGGCGTCGGGACAGACAAGGCTTACCAGTATCAGAACCACAACTTCGCCCTGTTTCGAGTCATTATCCCGTACCTGAACGGGTTCAACCCACAGGGCGTAACGGATCGGGGTGCTGCACTGGCCCAGGCGTATATGAGCTACATGAATGCCAACGTATTCAAGCCAGCGGGCCTTAAAACGGTGACGGGCAAACCCGACGCAACCAATCCAACGCTGTTCTATCCGTTTCCGGCAGGCAACGTCGGCGGCTGGGATTTCGGCGATGCCTCGCTGGTGGTGGGTGGTGAAGGCCTACACCTGTCGATGGACGAACTGAACCAGTTTTTGAGCCGACTGCGGTACACCGATACGGTTCTGAATGCCCAGCAACGTAAGCTGATGGAAGACCATCAACTTGGCTGGTTCCGGGGCAACGTGACAAACGGCACGCAGTTTTCGCACGGCGGCTACCTCTGGTTCCCGACCGACAAGGGTACGGCCTCGCTCAATACATCGTACTACGCGTTCTCGATAGGTGTGGTCGTAACGCTGATTCACAACTCGCCCGTTTCGCCCGATCCCGGCAATTTCGTGATCGACGCGTTCAACGGAGCCTGGGGTCCGCGTTGA
- a CDS encoding C10 family peptidase, whose translation MKYDRKPVAGYVVALLFAGMAISCSKDQVLEPVSTTPNVAPVQSVQEGDYHGEIISQALAKQVAETSEFQQLFLRSSAAASGARRSQVKRTVRRAMTLNDNHNHPAAHVMSYEQGGFAILSAEKSFAAVLAVGDEGNVDPNQMPEVVKDWLNQTRDQIGRARISRRGARQSATNQSLSWATLLANTGLNGQNSGARSAAPAPEPDPIKCSDCPDPEPGGNPPCQQIGEPAFFGPLVKTTWNQSEGDFLWPYNKFAPNGALAGCGPVAAAQLMRYYQHPSTYVCHIPGASYGKTLAAIWGNNYNSSSFSTANIMASFGYSANATWGGTPGAETSTNTDNMAAALKNNFGYKTVYVKTGPTLSDILSQLSSYRPVLLRGSKYSGGSGGHIWVVDGSMTIKSNCAVPEFHWMHMNWGWGGYWNGYFSDSYSSGTTGTTYYTETGTKTHTADSDPGTSQNSDMFYYGRRMIVAYP comes from the coding sequence ATGAAGTACGACAGAAAACCTGTTGCCGGGTACGTTGTTGCCCTATTATTCGCCGGGATGGCAATCTCCTGCTCCAAAGACCAGGTTCTGGAACCAGTATCAACAACGCCCAATGTAGCCCCTGTTCAGTCTGTTCAGGAAGGCGATTACCACGGCGAAATCATCTCGCAGGCATTGGCGAAGCAGGTAGCCGAAACCAGCGAGTTTCAACAGCTATTCCTGCGCTCGTCTGCTGCCGCCAGTGGCGCACGCAGGAGTCAGGTTAAACGAACGGTTCGCCGGGCCATGACCCTGAACGATAATCACAACCACCCGGCGGCTCACGTAATGAGCTATGAACAGGGCGGCTTTGCCATTCTCTCAGCCGAAAAATCGTTTGCTGCCGTACTGGCCGTGGGCGACGAGGGAAACGTTGATCCCAATCAGATGCCGGAGGTGGTAAAAGACTGGCTAAACCAAACCCGCGACCAGATTGGCCGCGCACGGATAAGCCGCCGGGGAGCACGGCAAAGTGCAACCAACCAGAGCCTCTCCTGGGCAACCCTGCTGGCGAATACGGGTCTAAACGGCCAGAACTCAGGCGCACGCAGTGCTGCTCCTGCGCCCGAGCCTGACCCGATTAAATGCTCGGATTGCCCTGACCCTGAGCCGGGTGGTAATCCGCCCTGCCAGCAAATTGGCGAACCAGCCTTTTTCGGGCCTTTGGTTAAGACAACCTGGAATCAAAGCGAGGGAGATTTTTTATGGCCGTATAACAAGTTTGCTCCTAATGGGGCTTTAGCCGGGTGTGGCCCCGTAGCGGCTGCCCAACTGATGCGCTACTATCAGCATCCCAGCACCTACGTCTGTCATATTCCTGGTGCTTCTTACGGTAAAACATTAGCTGCTATTTGGGGCAATAACTACAATAGCTCCAGTTTTTCAACAGCCAATATAATGGCTTCTTTTGGCTATTCGGCTAATGCGACCTGGGGGGGAACGCCGGGTGCGGAAACCAGCACGAATACCGACAATATGGCGGCTGCATTGAAGAATAATTTTGGCTACAAAACAGTGTATGTGAAAACCGGGCCAACGTTGAGCGATATCCTTTCTCAGCTTAGCAGTTACCGGCCCGTCTTGCTGAGGGGGTCTAAATACTCCGGCGGTTCTGGCGGGCATATCTGGGTTGTTGATGGTAGTATGACAATTAAGTCAAATTGCGCTGTTCCTGAATTCCATTGGATGCACATGAACTGGGGCTGGGGCGGTTATTGGAATGGCTACTTCTCAGACAGCTATTCGAGTGGCACGACCGGAACCACGTATTACACGGAAACGGGTACTAAAACTCATACGGCGGATAGTGACCCTGGGACAAGCCAAAATTCAGACATGTTCTATTATGGCCGGCGAATGATTGTCGCTTATCCTTAG
- a CDS encoding prolyl oligopeptidase family serine peptidase, whose translation MCTQLIRVAATAQVVVATCLTHVGHTQPVPLPAAPVRPVVDDYFGTKITDTYRWMEDMKNPELLNWMKAQADYTRAALDQIPGRQRVLHRLTTLSNAVPSRVSSVLRLPGEQYVYLKTNANENIASLYVRRGLSGPETRLVDPNQLKPTNEQPVSISYFTPSWDGKLIAVGLASGGSENTYIRIYDVAAGLETGETIDRARYGGIAWLPDNRSFFYTRLQQLPADAPVTEYRKKPRVYRHVVGTSADEDRVVFGNDVDPGVEVGPTLLPRLHTFPNSDYVLATVQTGVGGGQAMYVARLTDYNQTADEVGPSPWRKICDMTDDVTDAAIHGDDLYVVTHKNTPRYKVIRTSAKNPNLATATVVLPAGEAIIMGSYIAGEGALHVAQDALYVQQLDGGLGRIRRIPFRKGERESYVVTPFDGTLTEVTADARVPGLLYSLTSWTKAARPYAWNPAVRRSVELGLQPKGPFDDLKDVDIREVKVRAADSTLIPLSIIHKKGMKLDGSHPTWLNGYGAYGIPSLSGSSPMSTTWLEQGGIYAVAHVRGGGEYGEEWHRGGYKATKPNTWRDFIACAEYLIAQKYTSPKHLAGLGISAGGILIGRAMTERPDLFRAVGIAVGLTDMLRFETTANGVPNIPEFGSVKTEEGFRNLHQMSAYHHVRDSTSYPAVLLATGINDPRVDPWLMAKMTARLQAASNSGRPVMLRVDYQTGHGPGVTKQQRLATYADAISFLFWQLGHIDFQPPWPGCSD comes from the coding sequence ATGTGTACTCAATTGATCCGAGTAGCGGCCACCGCCCAGGTGGTGGTCGCTACTTGCCTGACGCACGTTGGGCATACCCAACCCGTCCCGCTTCCCGCTGCCCCTGTACGGCCAGTAGTGGACGATTATTTTGGCACGAAAATCACCGATACGTACCGCTGGATGGAGGATATGAAAAATCCCGAACTCCTGAACTGGATGAAAGCGCAGGCCGATTACACCCGTGCGGCACTGGACCAGATTCCGGGTCGGCAGCGGGTTCTGCACCGGCTGACAACGCTCAGCAACGCCGTGCCGTCCCGCGTGAGCAGCGTACTGCGGTTGCCCGGCGAACAGTACGTGTACCTGAAAACCAACGCCAACGAAAACATAGCCTCGCTGTACGTTCGGCGGGGTCTGAGCGGACCCGAAACGCGTTTGGTTGATCCGAATCAGCTTAAACCAACTAACGAGCAACCGGTGTCGATCAGTTACTTTACTCCCTCATGGGACGGTAAGCTGATTGCCGTAGGGCTGGCGTCGGGTGGGTCGGAGAACACCTACATCCGCATCTACGACGTAGCAGCGGGCCTCGAAACCGGCGAAACCATCGACCGGGCGCGGTACGGAGGCATCGCGTGGCTACCCGACAATCGCTCGTTTTTTTACACCCGCCTGCAACAACTGCCCGCCGACGCACCCGTGACCGAGTACCGGAAAAAGCCCCGCGTCTATCGGCATGTCGTCGGTACGTCGGCAGACGAGGACCGGGTGGTGTTCGGTAACGACGTCGATCCAGGCGTCGAGGTCGGGCCGACGCTGCTGCCCCGGCTGCACACGTTTCCGAACTCAGACTACGTACTGGCAACGGTGCAGACGGGCGTTGGCGGTGGACAGGCAATGTATGTGGCCCGGCTGACGGACTATAATCAGACTGCTGATGAAGTTGGTCCGTCGCCGTGGCGCAAAATCTGCGACATGACCGACGACGTAACCGACGCGGCCATTCACGGCGATGATCTGTATGTAGTGACGCACAAAAACACGCCCCGCTACAAGGTCATCCGTACCAGCGCGAAAAACCCGAATCTGGCAACCGCAACGGTGGTGTTGCCAGCGGGCGAAGCCATCATCATGGGCAGCTACATCGCCGGTGAAGGCGCGTTGCACGTAGCGCAGGACGCGCTGTACGTGCAGCAGTTGGACGGCGGGCTGGGCCGCATTCGTCGGATTCCGTTTCGGAAGGGCGAGCGGGAATCGTATGTAGTGACGCCCTTCGACGGAACGCTGACCGAGGTAACTGCCGATGCGCGGGTACCTGGCTTGCTTTATTCGCTTACGTCGTGGACTAAAGCGGCTCGCCCCTACGCCTGGAATCCTGCGGTACGTCGGAGCGTTGAGTTGGGTCTGCAACCCAAAGGGCCGTTCGACGACTTGAAAGACGTAGACATACGCGAAGTCAAGGTTCGGGCCGCTGATAGCACGCTCATTCCATTGTCGATCATTCACAAGAAAGGAATGAAATTAGATGGATCGCACCCGACCTGGCTCAACGGCTACGGTGCGTATGGTATTCCGTCGCTGTCGGGGAGCAGTCCAATGAGTACGACCTGGCTTGAGCAGGGCGGCATCTACGCCGTAGCACACGTGCGGGGCGGGGGCGAGTACGGCGAAGAGTGGCACCGGGGCGGCTACAAAGCCACCAAACCCAACACATGGCGCGATTTTATCGCCTGTGCCGAGTACCTGATTGCCCAGAAATATACGTCGCCGAAGCACCTTGCCGGACTGGGTATCAGCGCGGGCGGCATCCTGATTGGTCGGGCCATGACCGAGCGACCCGACCTGTTCCGCGCCGTGGGTATTGCGGTGGGGCTGACCGACATGCTGCGGTTTGAAACGACAGCCAACGGTGTGCCCAACATTCCAGAATTCGGCAGCGTAAAAACCGAAGAAGGTTTTCGGAATCTGCACCAGATGAGCGCGTATCACCACGTTCGCGACAGCACAAGCTACCCGGCGGTGCTGCTCGCAACGGGCATCAACGACCCCCGCGTGGACCCCTGGCTGATGGCGAAGATGACCGCTCGGTTGCAGGCTGCCAGCAATAGCGGTCGACCCGTCATGCTACGCGTCGATTATCAGACCGGCCACGGTCCCGGCGTAACGAAACAACAGCGATTAGCCACCTATGCCGATGCCATTTCATTCCTGTTCTGGCAACTGGGCCACATTGATTTTCAACCGCCCTGGCCGGGGTGTTCCGATTAA
- a CDS encoding c-type cytochrome, translating to MKRNIFKWLKRGAIALICLILAAIAAIYGISSYQLNRSHPVTELPKLTLANNPDVLARGGHIATSIGMCTECHGGDLGGKVIADAGPLGIVAAPNLTSGKGGIGATYTNDDWVRAIRHGVRRDGSSLLIMSSESFVHMTKEDLTAVISYLKQLTPVDRDVPKSHLRYLGRTLLVTGELDVLSAEKTPNLPLVKTINQKPSIEYGMYLATIGNCRGCHGADLSGGEVHGPPGTPPAANLTPTGIGTWSEADFVRTLRTGKRPNGKDLHPSMPWPQAALMTDDELHAIWLYMRSVPPKPIVDNS from the coding sequence ATGAAACGAAACATATTCAAATGGCTCAAGCGCGGAGCCATCGCGCTAATTTGCCTCATCTTGGCGGCCATTGCAGCCATATACGGCATTAGCAGCTACCAGCTCAACCGCTCGCACCCGGTTACCGAACTGCCTAAACTAACGCTCGCCAACAATCCAGACGTGCTGGCGCGGGGTGGTCACATTGCCACAAGCATCGGCATGTGTACTGAATGCCACGGCGGTGATCTGGGCGGCAAAGTAATAGCCGATGCCGGACCACTGGGCATCGTTGCCGCGCCTAACCTGACGAGCGGCAAGGGTGGCATCGGGGCTACGTACACCAACGACGATTGGGTACGGGCCATCCGGCACGGTGTCCGGCGCGATGGTTCGTCGCTGCTGATTATGTCCAGCGAATCGTTCGTCCACATGACCAAAGAAGACCTCACAGCGGTAATCTCGTATCTGAAACAGCTAACGCCAGTTGACCGCGACGTACCCAAATCGCACCTGCGCTACCTCGGTCGAACCTTGCTTGTAACGGGCGAATTGGATGTGTTATCTGCCGAAAAAACGCCGAATCTGCCTTTAGTGAAGACCATCAACCAGAAGCCTTCAATTGAGTACGGCATGTATCTGGCTACCATCGGCAATTGCCGGGGCTGTCACGGTGCAGACCTGTCAGGGGGTGAGGTACATGGCCCGCCCGGCACGCCCCCCGCAGCGAACCTGACCCCGACGGGCATCGGCACCTGGAGCGAAGCTGACTTTGTCCGAACGCTACGCACCGGCAAACGCCCCAATGGGAAAGACCTGCACCCATCAATGCCCTGGCCCCAAGCCGCCCTGATGACCGACGACGAACTGCACGCGATCTGGCTGTATATGCGAAGCGTACCGCCGAAACCAATTGTGGATAATTCTTGA
- a CDS encoding lipase family protein, translated as MNTPSFATGYSLAEAQLTMTLSTLAYIDETPLPSDTTPAIQAARMRADINAALAQSTYSGWQVAWGPGLSSDRSNMLYMAQNGSQYAVVIRGTDWSFFMNWVEDFASVLGLTAFGPANDASVQIADGTSAGLDTLQTLFGTAPDGTQTNLLSFLFQIDTNASVFVTGHSLGGCLASVVAAWLGSGQGLGNANSLKVYTFAAPSAGNAAFASYYNQLFTDSAGNSTAFRVYNSLDVVPNGWASLETVTTYYPGFVNCPTDIVSAINTVQSYISNDAYTQVGEASNQSAVELPGHLLFGSVQPSLDPISDVLFGLEAGWQHETANYLNLLNAKPILTTLPKRTGASSGG; from the coding sequence ATGAACACGCCCTCCTTTGCTACCGGCTACAGCCTGGCCGAAGCGCAACTGACCATGACGCTCTCGACGCTGGCCTACATCGACGAAACGCCCCTGCCTTCCGACACGACTCCGGCCATTCAGGCCGCCCGAATGCGCGCCGACATTAACGCGGCACTGGCCCAATCGACTTACTCCGGCTGGCAGGTAGCCTGGGGGCCGGGCCTGAGCAGCGACCGCAGCAACATGCTCTACATGGCTCAGAACGGGAGTCAGTACGCCGTTGTGATTCGCGGCACCGACTGGTCGTTTTTTATGAACTGGGTCGAAGATTTTGCTTCGGTGCTTGGTTTAACGGCCTTTGGGCCAGCCAACGACGCGTCGGTGCAGATTGCCGATGGCACCAGTGCGGGGCTGGATACCCTGCAAACCCTGTTTGGCACCGCCCCCGATGGCACCCAGACCAACCTGTTGTCGTTTCTGTTTCAGATTGATACCAACGCCAGCGTATTCGTAACCGGACACAGCCTCGGCGGGTGTTTAGCCTCGGTGGTGGCGGCCTGGCTGGGTTCGGGTCAGGGGCTGGGCAATGCCAATTCGTTGAAAGTCTACACGTTTGCGGCACCATCGGCGGGCAACGCAGCTTTTGCGTCGTACTACAACCAGCTCTTTACCGATTCAGCCGGTAACAGCACCGCCTTCCGGGTCTACAACTCGCTCGACGTGGTGCCCAATGGCTGGGCGTCGCTCGAAACGGTTACGACCTATTACCCCGGCTTTGTGAACTGCCCAACCGATATTGTGTCGGCTATCAATACCGTCCAATCATACATCAGCAATGATGCATATACGCAGGTAGGCGAGGCCAGTAATCAGAGTGCCGTCGAATTGCCGGGGCATCTTCTGTTTGGTTCGGTCCAGCCGTCGCTCGATCCAATCAGCGACGTGTTGTTCGGGCTGGAAGCGGGCTGGCAACACGAAACCGCCAATTACCTCAACCTGCTGAATGCCAAACCAATACTGACCACACTTCCCAAACGAACGGGAGCCAGTAGCGGGGGATAA
- a CDS encoding bifunctional helix-turn-helix transcriptional regulator/GNAT family N-acetyltransferase, with the protein MPTIYDELGRIALGSRIRRLGDRMTDENSAVYALYGSTLEPRWFPVFYALMQQDGQTTTGLAERIGQTHASVSQVVKEMQRNGLVTVIKQPGDARCSHLSLTDAGRALIPALNEQLTDLDAAMQKLQAESQYNLLEALTEFEFLLDQRSLRDRIQAERKQREGEQVEIVEYTPAYHDAFRQLNYAWIEQYFTVEAEDRKALDFPDEKILKPGGQILMALYQGEPVGTCALIPMPNGEYELAKMAVSPTVQGRSIGYRLGMAALQRARDLGAPGVYLESNTKLTPAINLYHKLGFKKVVGPPSPYERSNIQMRVDL; encoded by the coding sequence ATGCCTACTATTTACGATGAATTGGGCCGGATCGCGCTCGGTAGCCGCATCCGTCGGCTGGGCGACCGGATGACTGATGAGAATAGTGCCGTTTACGCCCTATACGGCTCCACGCTCGAACCCCGCTGGTTCCCAGTATTTTACGCGCTCATGCAGCAGGACGGACAAACCACAACCGGCCTGGCCGAACGCATTGGTCAAACGCACGCATCGGTGAGTCAGGTGGTGAAGGAAATGCAGCGGAACGGATTAGTAACCGTGATAAAGCAGCCGGGCGATGCCCGATGCAGCCACCTGAGCCTGACCGACGCCGGACGCGCCCTGATACCGGCCCTGAACGAACAACTCACCGACCTCGACGCGGCTATGCAGAAACTCCAGGCCGAAAGTCAGTACAACCTGCTCGAAGCTCTCACTGAATTTGAATTCCTGCTCGATCAGCGGTCATTACGCGACCGAATACAGGCCGAACGGAAGCAACGCGAAGGCGAACAGGTAGAGATTGTTGAGTATACACCTGCTTACCACGATGCCTTCCGCCAGCTCAACTACGCCTGGATTGAGCAGTATTTTACGGTAGAAGCCGAGGACCGTAAAGCCCTCGACTTCCCCGACGAGAAAATTCTGAAACCCGGCGGACAGATTTTGATGGCACTGTATCAGGGCGAACCCGTTGGTACCTGTGCGCTGATTCCGATGCCCAACGGCGAGTATGAACTGGCTAAAATGGCCGTTTCGCCCACGGTGCAGGGCCGCAGCATCGGCTATCGGTTGGGCATGGCCGCCCTCCAGCGCGCCCGCGACCTCGGCGCACCGGGCGTTTATTTAGAAAGCAATACCAAACTGACGCCCGCCATTAATCTGTACCACAAATTGGGGTTTAAAAAGGTGGTTGGCCCGCCTTCGCCCTACGAGCGCAGCAACATTCAAATGCGGGTTGACCTATGA